The following proteins come from a genomic window of Triticum aestivum cultivar Chinese Spring chromosome 6A, IWGSC CS RefSeq v2.1, whole genome shotgun sequence:
- the LOC123131144 gene encoding senescence-specific cysteine protease SAG39-like has translation MAISKALMLGILGCLCLCSSVLAARELSDDLSMVARHESWMVQYSRVYKDATEKAQRFEVFKDNVGFIESFNAENRKFYLGINQFTDLTNEEFKATKANKGYKPSLERVPTGFRYENVSFDALPATVDWRTKGAVTPVKDQGDCGCCWAFSAVAATEGVIKLKTGKLISLSEQELVDCDVHGEDQGCEGGLMDDAFKFIIKNGGLTTESNYPYTAADDKCKSGTNDAASIKSYEDVPTNNEGALMQAVASQPVSVAVDGGDMTFQFYKGGVMTGSCGTDLDHGIAAIGYGKTSDGTKYWLLKNSWGTTWGENGYLRMEKDIPDKRGMCGLAMEPSYPTA, from the exons ATGGCCATTTCAAAAGCTCTGATGCTTGGCATCCTCGGATGCCTTTGCTTATGCAGTTCAGTCCTAGCAGCTCGCGAGCTAAGCGATGACTTGTCGATGGTGGCAAGGCACGAAAGTTGGATGGTGCAGTACAGCCGTGTGTATAAGGACGCCACTGAGAAGGCGCAGCGATTTGAGGTGTTCAAGGACAATGTCGGGTTCATCGAGTCATTTAACGCCGAGAACCGCAAGTTCTATTTAGGCATCAATCAGTTCACCGACCTCACCAACGAGGAGTTCAAGGCAACAAAGGCTAACAAGGGGTACAAACCGAGCTTGGAGAGGGTTCCTACCGGATTCAGGTATGAGAATGTCAGTTTTGATGCACTTCCGGCAACCGTAGACTGGAGGACCAAAGGTGCAGTCACTCCTGTCAAGGATCAAGGGGATTGTG GTTGTTGTTGGGCATTTTCTGCTGTCGCTGCTACGGAGGGCGTCATTAAGCTCAAAACTGGCAAGCTTATCTCACTGTCGGAGCAAGAGTTGGTGGATTGTGATGTCCATGGTGAAGACCAAGGTTGCGAAGGTGGGCTCATGGATGATGCCTTTAAGTTCATAATCAAGAACGGGGGTCTCACTACTGAGTCCAACTACCCGTATACTGCGGCAGATGACAAGTGCAAGAGTGGAACCAACGATGCCGCATCCATAAAAAGCTATGAGGATGTTCCAACCAACAATGAGGGAGCCCTCATGCAAGCCGTCGCAAGCCAACCTGTCTCGGTAGCTGTAGACGGAGGAGATATGACATTCCAATTTTACAAAGGTGGAGTGATGACAGGCTCATGTGGCACTGACCTAGATCATGGTATTGCAGCTATTGGTTATGGCAAGACCAGCGATGGTACAAAGTATTGGTTGTTGAAGAATTCATGGGGAACAACATGGGGCGAGAACGGATATTTAAGAATGGAGAAGGACATTCCTGACAAGAGAGGCATGTGTGGCCTTGCAATGGAGCCTTCTTACCCCACTGCATAG